In Clupea harengus chromosome 13, Ch_v2.0.2, whole genome shotgun sequence, one DNA window encodes the following:
- the LOC122133418 gene encoding complement C1q-like protein 2, with product MKTSGALLVLLCCCLAETQIRGKPIGENDITHQDHYGEAETRENEVMGAAQRTEAAATVSTQQTCQPDIHTVLREMTALMVEQRVELRYTKTQIQAMETRLIERLAASENKAETMETRLRASEKTVEEQRAVIKELKEKQEEQGAAVRAVGGSVNLTGSQVQELRSERKERRVSFSASLVASGAGTTGPFNIAIPLVYKHIFTNIGNAYNPNTGVFTAPVRGVYHFYFALHGHGHASFPSVISLHKNGELVVTAWCQQAGYSVNPSNGASLLLEVGDVVNLILKENARVWDNLSYPHTTFSGHLLFTV from the exons ATGAAGACTTCTGGAGCTCTactggtgctgctgtgctgctgtttggcTGAGACGCAGATCAGAGGAAAGCCCATCGGTGAAAATGACATCACTCACCAGGACCACTATGGTGaagcagagaccagagagaatGAGGTTATGGGTGCAGCACAGAGAACTGAAGCTGCTGCCACAGTCTCCACCCAACAAACCTGCCAGCCTGACATCCacactgtgctgagagagatgaCCGCACTGATGGtggagcagagagtggagctCAGATACACTAAGACACAAATACAGGCCATGGAGACGAGACTGATCGAGAGGCTGGCTGCAAGTGAGAATAAAGCAGAGACTatggagaccagactgagagccagtgagaagacagtggaggagcagagagctgttattaaggagctgaaggagaaacaggaggagcaAGGAGCAGCTGTGAGAGCTGTAGGAGGCAGTGTGAACCTCACAGGGAGTCAGGTGCAGGAgctgaggagtgagagaaaggagaggagggtgtctttctctgcctcactgGTAGCATCTGGAGCTGGAACTACAGGACCCTTTAACATAGCAATTCCCCTGGTCTACAAACACATCTTCACCAACATTGGGAACGCCTACAACCCAAATACAG gtGTGTTCACAGCTCCAGTCAGAGGGGTTTACCACTTTTATTTTGCCCTACACGGCCATGGTCATGCCTCCTTCCCTAGTGTCATCTCTCTGCATAAAAATGGGGAGCTTGTGGTCACTGCATGGTGTCAACAGGCCGGCTACAGTGTCAACCCCTCCAATGGAGcttctctgctgctggaggtgggagatgtggTGAACCTGATACTGAAGGAAAACGCACGTGTGTGGGATAATCTGAGCTATCCTCACACCACTTTCTCTGGACACCTGCTCTTCACAGTGTAA
- the LOC116223224 gene encoding complement C1q-like protein 2, with the protein MNMKTPGAVLLLLWSGLVVVAAESGGLQDEDTGAAPTQLTCQPDVHSVLREMSALMAEQRVELRYTKTQMEAMETRLRASENKAETMETRLRASEKTVEEQRAVIKELKEKQEEQAAAVKAVGGSVNLTGSQVEELRREREERRVSFSASLVTSGSETFGPFSKPTTLIYRHVITNTGSAYNPYTGVFRAPVRGVYYFAVFVYGGGHASTTTGVSLHKNEEHVVIAYSHQPSLQYSSSNGASLLLEVGDVVYVKLWPNAWVHDSYNHHTTFSGNLLFPM; encoded by the exons atgaacatgaagacTCCTggagctgtgctgctgttgctgtggtctggtctggttgtggTTGCAGCAGAGAGTGGAGGCCTCCAGGATGAAGATACTGGTGCAGCCCCAACCCAGCTAACCTGCCAGCCTGACGTCCACtctgtgctgagagagatgagCGCTCTGATGgcagagcagagagtggagctCAGATACACCAAGACACAAATGGAGGCcatggagaccagactgagagccagtgagaataaagcagagaccatggagaccagactgagagccagtgagaagacagtagaggagcagagagctgtTATTAAGGAGCTGAAGGAAAAACAGGAGGAGCAAGCAGCAGCTGTGAAAGCTGTAGGAGGCAGTGTGAACCTCACAGGGAGTcaggtggaggagctgaggagggagagagaggagagaagggtgtctttctctgcctcactgGTAACATCTGGTAGTGAGACTTTTGGTCCCTTTAGTAAGCCAACCACACTGATCTACAGACATGTCATCACCAACACTGGAAGCGCCTACAACCCATATACAG GGGTCTTCAGGGCTCCAGTCAGAGGTGTCTATTACTttgctgtatttgtgtatggAGGTGGTCATGCATCTACAACTACAGGAGTCTCTCTCCATAAGAATGAAGAACATGTTGTCATTGCTTACAGTCACCAGCCAAGCTTACAGTACAGCTCTTCTAATGGAGcttctctgctgctggaggtgggcgATGTGGTCTATGTGAAGCTGTGGCCCAATGCATGGGTCCATGACAGCTataaccaccacaccaccttcTCTGGCAACCTGCTCTTCCCCATGTGA